The Acidimicrobiales bacterium DNA window AAGCGCACGTCTCGTACGACACCGTCGGCGACGTCGAGGGCGGCGGCCAGCGACACCAGCGCAAAGGCGTATGAGGCCCGGTCCCGTACCTTGCGGTAACGCGAGTTGGTGACGAAGCCGAGCGGCGGGATGTCGATGGCTGTGATCAGCTCACCGTGGTTGAGCATATTGTCACGATCGGGCTGGTCCCCCGGTAGCCGGTGCAGCTCGATGAGTGGAAGCGACCGCTCGCCGTCCGGTCCCTGCGTGCGCAGCTTCGCATCGAGGGCCACCATCGCCACGGCCATGTCCGATGGATGGGTGGCAACGCAGTGCTCAGAGGCGCCGAAAATGGAGTGATCACGGTTGTAGCCATCGATCGCCGAGCAGCCAGTGCCAGGCTGGCGTTTGTTGCATGCCGTGGTGAGATCCTGGAAGTAGACGCAGCGCGTGCGCTGCAACAGATTTCCTCCGGTGGTCGCCACGTTGCGGAGCTGACCGGAGGCTCCGGAAAGCAACGCCTCGGAGAGCATCGGATAGCGGCGCCGGATTCTCCGATCGGCGGCCAGCTCGCTGTTGCGCACTGCGGCGCCGATCCGGATGCTTCCGTCGGACAATTCGGTGATCTGATCAGAGGTGAGCTGCCTCACGTCGACCAGCAGGTCGGGGGTGGCGATGCCGAGCCGCATATGGTCAACCAGATTGGTCCCGGCGGCGAGGAATCTCCCGTTCGGTGACCCTGCAAGCGCCGTGACGGCGCTGGACACGTCAGCAGGCCGTTCGTAGCGAAACTCCCTCATTCCGTCAC harbors:
- a CDS encoding xanthine dehydrogenase family protein subunit M — its product is MREFRYERPADVSSAVTALAGSPNGRFLAAGTNLVDHMRLGIATPDLLVDVRQLTSDQITELSDGSIRIGAAVRNSELAADRRIRRRYPMLSEALLSGASGQLRNVATTGGNLLQRTRCVYFQDLTTACNKRQPGTGCSAIDGYNRDHSIFGASEHCVATHPSDMAVAMVALDAKLRTQGPDGERSLPLIELHRLPGDQPDRDNMLNHGELITAIDIPPLGFVTNSRYRKVRDRASYAFALVSLAAALDVADGVVRDVRLALGGVAHKPWRATKAEEALRGVPANEDNFRAAAQAELADAQPLSGNAFKVPLARNVITRMLLDLAEEAR